The Solea senegalensis isolate Sse05_10M linkage group LG4, IFAPA_SoseM_1, whole genome shotgun sequence genome includes a region encoding these proteins:
- the cacna1da gene encoding calcium channel, voltage-dependent, L type, alpha 1D subunit, a isoform X2 has translation MSANGPAPAPAPTAPEAPPTSPPAPAPAAPPAPPAAPAPASTTIPVGALAQKKRQQYAKSKKQGSNANSRPPRALFCLNLNNPIRRACISLVEWKPFDIFILIAIFANCMALAVYVPFPEDDSNSTNHDLETVEYAFLIIFTIETFLKIIAYGLVMHQNAYVRNGWNMLDFVIVVIGLFSVALELLTKEEKAEAEGEVPHPSMHGHGGKPGGFDVKALRAFRVLRPLRLVSGVPSLQVVLNSIIKAMVPLLHIALLVLFVIIIYAIIGLELFIGKMHATCYVAGSDAITEEESAPCAISGHGRLCALNGTECREGWQGPNNGITNFDNFLFAMLTVFQCITMEGWTDVLYWMNDAMGFELPWVYFVSLVIFGSFFVLNLVLGVLSGEFSKEREKAKARGDFQKLREKQQLEEDLKGYLDWITQAEDIDPDNEDEADEESKRNRVTLADLTEKKKGRFGWFSQSSDTHASVPASETESVNTENQNGEDEKTPCCGALCQKISKSKFSRRWRRWNRFCRRKCRLAVKSVPFYWLVIILVFLNTLTISSEHYNQPMWLTQVQDVANKVLLALFTCEMLVKMYSLGLQAYFVSLFNRFDCFVVCGGITETILVEFEIMSPLGISVFRCVRLLRIFKVTRHWQSLSNLVASLLNSMKSIASLLLLLFLFIIIFSLLGMQVFGGKFNFDETQTKRSTFDNFPQALLTVFQILTGEDWNAVMYDGIMAYGGPSSSGMIVCFYFIILFICGNYILLNVFLAIAVDNLADAESLNTDDSDKKGDKLDDDKDDKEEEEEDNEDMAVEDEDPEVPAGPRPAISELVKKEKITPIPEGSSFFIFSNTNPVRVFCHKLINHHIFTNLILVFIMLSSVSLAAEDPIRNFSARNIILGYFDYAFTAIFTVEIVLKVLGYADYVFTSMFTFEIILKMTTYGAFLHKGAFCRNYFNLLDLLVVGVSLVSFGIQSSAISVVKILRVLRVLRPLRAINRAKGLKHVVQCVFVAIRTIGNIMIVTTLLQFMFACIGVQLFKGKFYRCTDEAKSTPEECKGTYIVYKDGDVNQPSIHKRHWHNSDFNFDNVLMAMMALFTVSTFEGWPALLYKAIDSNRENLGPIYNYRVEISIFFIIYIIIIAFFMMNIFVGFVIVTFQEQGEKEYKNCELDKNQRQCVEYALKARPLRRYIPKNPYQYKFWYVVNSTGFEYIMFVLIMLNTLCLAVQHYGQSATFNYVMDILNMVFTAVFTVEMVLKLIAFKPRHYFADAWNTFDALIVVGSVVDIAITEVNKLVEPTETPQVDEMGNTEDSARISITFFRLFRVMRLVKLLSRGEGIRTLLWTFIKSFQALPYVALLIAMLFFIYAVIGMQMFGKIAMVDGTHINRNNNFQTFPQAVLLLFRCATGEAWQEIMLACMPGKLCDPESDYQPGEEMTCGSGFAIVYFITFYMLCAFLIINLFVAVIMDNFDYLTRDWSILGPHHLDEFKRIWSEYDPEAKGRIKHLDVVTLLRRIQPPLGFGKLCPHRVACKRLVAMNMPLNSDGTVMFNATLFALVRTALKIKTEGNLEQANEELRAVIKKIWKRTSMKLLDQVVPPAGDDEVTVGKFYATFLIQDYFRKFKKRKEEGLVGAHPSQNNTAIALQAGLRTLHDIGPEIRRAISCDLQDDELVDFIPEEDEEIYRRNGGLFGNHLMNGGHRRSNGHQTNATQRPLQVQPPPHYAHMEQPVGRLSRANAMSHPNHHHHHHHHHHHNRHHNSYGKSPKSTNINLNNANVSTLPNGGHHRYYDHAPPNGYPGLRNNYNYDYDKPRTPQGQRRYYETYVRSQGADGHHPTIRREEEFDEDRLSGEYYSGEEFYEDDSMLSGDRYQNSDAEYETPKGYHHPESYYDDDEQPLYRDSRRSPKRRLLPATPQGPLPACSGNRRPSFNFECLRRQSSQDELPHQRTALPLHLMQHQVMAVAGLDSSRAHRLSPTRSTRSWATPPATPASKDQSPYYTPLIRVDHPHRESAASSQVSVRKSSWYTDDPEFSQRMYSPVHLQVPPEYHNQYHQKRGSATSLVEAVLISEGLGRFAKDPKFVAATKHEIADACEMTIDEMESAASHLLNGGMTRGVNGVTVFPILTPRDYELQDTAASYSDEEPETEHRASYEEDLADEMICITTL, from the exons ACTCTTCAGTGTTGCTTTGGAGCTTTTGACCAAAGAAGAGAAGGCAGAAGCTGAGGGAGAAGTTCCCCATCCGTCGATGCACGGACATGGAGGCAAACCAGGTGGATTTGACGTCAAAGCCCTCCGAGCCTTCCGTGTGCTGCGACCCCTGCGGCTGGTCTCAGGAGTACCCA GTTTACAAGTGGTGTTGAACTCCATTATTAAAGCCATGGTCCCTCTCCTTCATATTGCCCTCCTGGTCTtgtttgtcatcatcatctatgCTATCATCGGCCTGGAGCTTTTCATCGGCAAAATGCATGCTACGTGCTATGTGGCCGGATCAG ATGCGATAACGGAGGAAGAATCGGCTCCATGTGCGATCTCAGGTCACGGGCGCCTGTGCGCCCTCAACGGCACAGAGTGCAGGGAAGGCTGGCAAGGTCCCAACAATGGCATCACCAACTTTgacaacttcctgtttgccaTGCTGACGGTGTTTCAGTGCATCACCATGGAGGGCTGGACGGACGTGCTGTACTGG ATGAATGATGCTATGGGCTTTGAGCTTCCATGGGTGTACTTTGTCAGTCTTGTGATCTTCGGCTCCTTTTTCGTTCTTAACCTGGTTTTGGGTGTGTTGAGCGG AGAGTTTTccaaggagagagaaaaggccAAAGCGCGCGGAGACTTCCAGAAGCTGCGCgagaagcagcagctggaggaggatcTGAAGGGTTACCTGGACTGGATCACTCAGGCCGAGGACATCGACCCGGACAACGAGGACGAGGCCGACGAGGAGAGCAAACGCAACC GGGTGACTCTGGCTGACCTTactgagaagaagaaaggaaggtTTGGGTGGTTCAGCCAGTCGTCCGACACTCATG CGAGTGTCCCAGCCAGTGAAACTGAGTCTGTCAACACAGAGAATCAGAACGGGGAGGATGAAAAAACGCCCTGCTGTGGAGCTTTGTG tcAAAAAATTTCCAAGTCCAAGTTCAG TCGGCGCTGGCGCCGCTGGAACAGGTTCTGCCGCAGGAAGTGCCGGTTAGCCGTCAAATCGGTGCCTTTCTATTGGCTGGTCATCATCTTGGTGTTTCTCAACACCCTCACCATCTCATCAGAGCATTACAATCAGCCAATGTGGCTGACACAAGTGCAGG ATGTAGCCAACAAAGTGTTGTTAGCCCTGTTCACGTGTGAGATGTTGGTGAAGATGTACAGTCTGGGCCTTCAGGCCTACTTCGTGTCACTGTTCAACCGATTCGACTGCTTCGTGGTGTGCGGAGGAATCACCGAAACCATTCTGGTGGAATTTGAAATCATGTCTCCCCTCGGTATCTCCGTGTTCCGCTGTGTGCGTCTGCTGAGGATCTTCAAGGTCACGCG TCACTGGCAGTCTCTGAGTAACCTGGTGGCGTCTCTGCTCAACTCCATGAAGTCCATCgcttccctgctgctgctgctcttcctcttcatcatcatcttctccCTGCTGGGCATGCAGGTGTTCGGCGGGAAATTCAACTTCGATGAAACCCAGACCAAGCGCAGCACGTTTGACAACTTCCCCCAAGCTCTCCTGACTGTGTTTCAG atCCTGACTGGAGAAGACTGGAACGCCGTGATGTACGATGGGATCATGGCGTACGGAGGTCCTTCGTCCTCCGGGATGATTGTGTGCTTTTacttcatcatcctcttcatctgtgGAAACT ATATCCTGCTGAATGTCTTCTTGGCCATCGCTGTGGACAACTTGGCCGACGCAGAGTCTCTCAACACGGACGACAGTGACAAGAAAGG GGACAAATTGGATGATGACAAAGATGATAAG gaggaggaggaggaggacaacgAAGATATGGCGGTAGAAGACGAAGATCCGGAGGTTCCAGCGGGGCCTCGGCCTGCCATTTCTGAGCTGGTGAAAAAGGAGAAGATCACTCCGATTCCAGAGGGAAGTTCCTTCTTCATATTCAGCAACACAAACCC GGTTCGCGTGTTTTGCCACAAACTCATAAATCACCACATATTCACCAACCTCATTCTGGTGTTCATCATGCTCAGCTCCGTGTCACTCGCCGCCGAAGATCCCATCCGGAACTTCTCCGCTCGCAACATC ATACTTGGTTACTTTGACTATGCTTTCACGGCTATCTTTACTGTTGAGATCGTGTTGAAG GTCCTAGGCTATGCAGATTATGTCTTCACTAGTATGTTTACATTTGAGATCATATTGAAG ATGACGACATATGGAGCCTTTCTGCATAAAGGAGCGTTCTGTAGGAATTACTTCAACCTCCTTGACCTGTTGGTCGTCGGAGTTTCCCTCGTCTCCTTTGGCATTCA GTCCTCGGCCATCTCCGTGGTGAAGATCCTGAGGGTCCTCCGAGTTCTTCGGCCCCTGAGGGCCATCAACAGAGCCAAAGGCCTGAAG CatgtggtgcagtgtgtgtttgtggccaTCAGAACCATTGGTAACATCATGATCGTCACCACTCTGCTCCAGTTCATGTTTGCCTGTATAGGGGTGCAGCTGTTTAAG GGAAAGTTCTATCGCTGCACAGACGAAGCCAAGTCCACCCCAGAAGAGTGCAA GGGCACATACATTGTGTATAAGGATGGAGATGTGAACCAGCCGTCTATTCACAAACGACATTGGCACAACAGTGACTTCAACTTTGACAACGTCCTCATGGCCATGATGGCCCTGTTCACTGTGTCCACTTTTGAAGGCTGGCCTGC GTTACTGTACAAGGCCATCGACTCCAACAGGGAGAACCTCGGTCCCATTTACAACTACCGCGTGGAGATTtccatcttcttcatcatctacatcatcatcattgcatTTTTCATGATGAACATCTTTGTAGGTTTTGTGATCGTCACATTTCAGGAACAAGGAGAGAAAGAGTACAAAAACTGTGAACTTGACAAGAACCAG CGTCAGTGTGTGGAGTACGCTCTGAAGGCTCGTCCTCTGAGGAGGTACATACCTAAGAACCCGTACCAGTACAAGTTCTGGTACGTGGTGAACTCCACTGGATTTGAGTACATCATGTTTGTGCTCATCATGCTCAACACGCTCTGCCTGGCTGTGCAG CACTACGGCCAGTCAGCGACGTTTAACTATGTCATGGACATTCTCAACATGGTCTTCACTGCTGTCTTCACTGTGGAAATGGTTCTGAAACTCATTGCGTTCAAACCCAGA CACTATTTCGCTGATGCTTGGAACACATTTGATGCCTTAATTGTTGTTGGTAGCGTCGTCGATATTGCTATCACTGAAGTTAAT AAACTTGTAGAG ccAACAGAGACACCTCAGGTGGATGAGATGGGG AACACAGAGGACAGCGCTCGCATCTCCATCACCTTCTTTCGTCTGTTTCGAGTCATGCGGCTGGTGAAGCTCCTCAGCAGAGGGGAGGGCATTCGCACGCTGCTCTGGACTTTCATCAAATCCTTCCAA GCCCTGCCGTATGTTGCTCTCCTGATAGCCATGCTGTTCTTTATCTACGCTGTCATAGGCATGCAG atGTTTGGGAAGATTGCTATGGTGGACGGCACACACATCAACAGAAACAATAACTTCCAAACCTTCCCTCAGGCtgtgctcctcctcttcag GTGTGCCACAGGAGAGGCGTGGCAGGAGATCATGTTGGCCTGCATGCCTGGGAAACTGTGCGACCCCGAGTCCGACTACCAGCCCGGGGAGGAGATGACGTGTGGCAGCGGATTTGCAATTGTTTACTTCATCACTTTCTACATGCTCTGCGCCTTCTTG ATTATCAATTTGTTTGTGGCTGTCATCATGGACAACTTTGACTATTTGACACGTGACTGGTCCATCCTTGGTCCTCACCACCTTGATGAATTCAAGAGAATCTGGTCTGAGTACGATCCGGAGGCCaa AGGCAGAATTAAACACCTGGATGTCGTAACGCTCCTTCGACGTATTCAGCCTCCCCTCGGCTTCGGCAAACTGTGTCCTCACAGAGTGGCTTGCAAG AGACTGGTAGCCATGAACATGCCTCTGAACAGTGACGGCACCGTCATGTTTAACGCCACTCTGTTTGCACTGGTGCGGACGGCCctgaaaatcaaaacagaag GTAATCTAGAGCAGGCCAACGAAGAGCTGCGTGCTGTCATCAAGAAAATCTGGAAAAGAACCAGCATGAAGCTTCTGGATCAAGTGGTGCCTCCTGCTGGTG ATGATGAGGTAACCGTGGGGAAGTTCTATGCCACCTTCCTGATACAGGACTACTTTAGGAAATTCAAGAAACGTAAAGAGGAAGGCCTGGTGGGTGCTCACCCCTCCCAGAACAACACGGCCATCGCATTGCAG GCTGGTCTTCGCACGCTGCATGATATCGGCCCCGAAATTCGCCGAGCGATATCATGCGATCTGCAAGATGACGAACTAGTAGACTTTATTccagaggaagacgaggaaaTTTACAGG CGCAATGGCGGCCTCTTTGGGAACCACCTCATGAACGGCGGCCACCGGCGCTCCAACGGCCATCAGACCAACGCCacgcagcgccccctgcaggtgcAGCCTCCGCCTCACTACGCCCACATGGAGCAGCCGGTGGGGCGCCTGTCTCGAGCCAACGCCATGTCCCATCccaaccaccatcatcaccaccaccaccaccaccaccataaCCGACACCACAACTCCTACGGCAAGTCTCCCAAATCCACCAACATCAACCTCAACAACGCCAACGTGTCCACTCTGCCCAACGGAGGACACCATCGCTACTACGATCACGCGCCTCCCAACGGCTACCCAGGCCTACGCAACAACTACAACTATGACTACGACAAGCCCCGCACACCACAGGGTCAAAG GCGCTACTATGAGACCTATGTTAG GTCCCAGGGAGCAGATGGACACCACCCCACCATCCGCAGGGAGGAGGAGTTTGATGAAGATCGCTTGTCTGGAGAGTATTACAGCGGGGAGGAGTTTTATGAAGATGACAGTATGCTGTCGGGGGACAG GTATCAGAACAGTGACGCAGAGTACGAGACCCCCAAAGGTTACCATCACCCCGAGAGTTACTATGACGATGACGAGCAGCCTCTCTACCGCGACTCGCGGAGGTCGCCGAAGAGACGGCTGCTTCCTGCCACACCTCAAG GTCCACTGCCAGCTTGTTCAGGTAACAGGAGGCCATCCTTCAACTTTGAGTGTCTGCGCAGACAAAGTAGCCAAGACGAGCTTCCACATCAGCGTACTGCTCTACCACTGCACCTTATGCAGCACCAG GTGATGGCTGTAGCAGGTCTGGACTCCAGCAGAGCCCACCGCCTCTCCCCGACACGCTCCACCCGCTCCTGGGCAACTCCCCCCGCCACCCCAGCGAGCAAAGACCAGTCGCCCTACTACACCCCCCTCATCCGTGTGGACCACCCGCACAGGGAGAGCGCTGCGAGCAGCCAAGTGTCTGTGCGAAAGAGCTCCTGGTACACAGATGACCCAGAGTTCTCCCAGAGGATGTACTCACCTGTCCACCTGCAGGTGCCACCAGAATATCACAACCAGTACCACCAGAAGAGAGGCAGCGCCACCAGCCTTGTGGAAGCG GTTTTGATATCTGAGGGGCTCGGGAGATTTGCCAAGGATCCCAAGTTTGTCGCTGCCACAAAGCACGAGATAGCGGACGCGTGCGAGATGACGATAGACGAGATGGAGAGCGCAGCCAGCCACCTGCTGAACGGAGGGATGACCCGGGGGGTCAACGGAGTCACCGTGTTCCCCATTTTGACTCCGAGAGACTACGAGCTGCAGGACACTGCAGCCAGCTACAGCGACGAGGAGCCCGAGACGGAACATCGAGCTTCTTACGAGGAGGACCTGGCAGACGAGATGATCTGCATCACGACTTTATAG